Part of the Nicotiana tabacum cultivar K326 chromosome 20, ASM71507v2, whole genome shotgun sequence genome, tctctatgagtagctaaatttctagctagggtttgtagacatgtaatttttgacccacaCTTTAGAATTACCTTTAATAGTCCTAGTATTTTTGAGGTATTTATTTGAGTTTAGTTCTATAGGATTTCACTtcattattaattttaattctatCTTTAAGGCACAAAAatttgaaaacacaaaaaataatttcattataTATTTTTCTTATCTTTAACTTAGGGCCATTAGTGTTTTATAACCGTATATTCTCATTTTTACGAtgattttaacttctttttttatatatactttcatattaatatattttcaaaaaataccaAAAGTAGCACCATATTATAATATAGTTTACTATAGTCTGTTTAGGATAATTTAGCATTTCGTCACATTTTATCTTATGTTAAGAAGGATTTACATCTCCTTTAAGTTTATTAAATGGCCAAAAGAAAAGCTAATTTTGTGGGATTAATAGCCCAAAATCGGACAACCAGTTACCCAGCACCAAAGGCCCAATTTCCgaaagggatttttacctatctataccatatattaaatcttattaccaaaaatgttcaTAATTTGGTATTTACCCATGTAGTCCACACTTTTACTACAAATTATATACCAATCCAAAAATAGGTAGATTTTGCCATTAAAAAAGCCCTAAAATGAAGGCACCATATCTGATGTGATTCTGTCAACGATTttattcgaattttgaaactGAAGGAGATCTCTCTTCCTGATGAAGGCACCAGATCTGATGAAGGCACCAGTTGTGTAATTCTCTCCTTCCTCAACAGAAAGAGATCTCTGTTGATATCAGCTACAACAAAAAACGCAATCAAATTGTACAATTACTGAAGAGAGACTATATCTATTATTCGTCTCAAATTGTACAAAATTGCTCTTCGTCGATATCAGTACTCAAATTGTAGAAACTATATCTGTTCTTCGTCTTTTTTCCTATCAACTACACGAAATCATGTCAAAAATCCCAATAATACTGAAATCGAATGGTAATTGGGATAACTATGGCAGATTTAGAGATTTTGAAGTTGATGCCATTGTGGTAGATGATAATGCAAGCTACGGAATTCTCAGTTCTACAATTGCAGAACAATTATCGATTGATACATCGgataaaattatagaaatcaaatacattgtgaACGAGAATTGTCCTCCAATGGAGATTAGGAATGATATGGGGGTTCGTGTGTACATGGAAACCAAAAAGGAGAATAAAAACTTAGGTTCGTATCCTTTATGTATAAGCGTAAgagatttcaatatggaattggCAATCAACAATGAAAGCACCAGTGCAGGTATGTTTGATTCGACATTGCAGAGAGTTATGGTGTTACTATGTTATCTACAATATTACTACAATTACCTATAATTAAACTACAAAGCTCACATAGTACTGAAAAGGATAAAGCAATGTTGCTTTCAAAATTATCTACATAGAAACTATATTATGAATTTATTGTTTTCAGGTTCGTCTGGATCCCTAAACTTACTTGAATTTCCATCCTCACCAACTATAGAGGAAtatcaaagtgaaataataactgaaTCTACGCAAACATATATTGAAGAAGGACAAGTTTATCAGGACAAGCAAACAGTAGCTGCTGCAATGAAGAATTATTCAGTGATGCACAAGTTCCAGTTCAGAGTAAAAAGATCTAGTCATAGAAGGTATGTAGTTATTTGTGGATAATATATCAGCAAAATCAATGTATGATTGAAGATAGGTGGGTTTtataaattgtagttaaattgtagtcagtttgtagttaattgtagtttttTCATAAATTTGTGTAAATATTGTATTTCTTTTGTAGCTACTGGCTTATATGTGTTGCTGAAAACTGTAAATGGCATTTCAAGGCAATGTCAATTAATGATTCGGCAATGTTAAGATAAGAATTTTCAGCCGTCAACACACATGTTGCCTAATGGACGAAACATTCATACAGCGCAAACGTACTGCAGCAGTACTTGGTAGCATGGTCGTTCCAAAGTATTGTGATCCTAAGACTATTTACACACTAAAGGACATACAAACTGACATGTTATCCGAACATGTACTGAACCTAAGCTACATGCAAGcatggagagcaaaggaaaaagCTTTACAGTTTTTGAGAGGGAATCCGTGTGACTCCTACAACaaattacccaaatatttttatattcttgagaagaattatccttgtTCTGTTGTTAAATTGAAGAAGGCAGCAGATGAATTCTTCTTATACGCATTTGTTGCTCTTTATACATCAATAAATGGTTGGCAACATTGTAGGCCGGTAGTAGTGGTTGATGGGACATTCTTAAAGTCAGCCTACAGGGGGATTATGTTGACAGCAAGCACCATGGATGCAGTAGGTAAATAATGGAATAATTTTGTACTTATTTTGTAGACAGTCTTTAAAATGCAGTTAAATTGTAGTTatgttgtagttattttgtagttaTATAAAAGAATGTAGTTAACATGTCTATATTTCTCAATATATATTGTAGTTGTTATTTAATCATATTTTATATCTTAAAAATGTAGGTACTATTTTTCCCTTGGCATATGCTGTGGTTGATTATGAAAACGACGCGTCTTGGAAgtggttctttgagcaattcaaggaGGCATATGGTGAAAGACCTTCAATGTGTGTTGTTTCAGATAGGCATGAGAGTATACTGAAGGCAACATCAGTTGTCTATCCGGGATTGGCACACTACTCTTGCATGTGGCATATATGGACAAATATAAGGTCAAAATTCAAGAAGGGACATCTACAATTACATGAATTGTACTTTGCTACAGCACGGTCATACACTctggatgaatttaatgaaaggatgTTGAAGATTGAAGAGGTAGACCTGCGTGTAAAGTCTTACCTATATGATATTGGCTATCATAGATGGTCAAGAGTACATGCAACGGTGAATAGAACTTTTACTATGACGTCAAACATTGCCGAGTCGTTGAATGCTGTAACAAAAGATGCAAGAGAGCTTCCAATATTTGATCTATTTGAGTATATGAGGACTCTTCTTGAACGTTGGACAAAAGAAAAGTTATCGAAGGCAAAGGGTACTTTCACATACCTTGGTCACAAATACAACAAAGAATTGGAAGACAACAGTACATTATCTCAGAAACTAAGGGTAAGATATTTTTTTTGGTGCAGTAGAATCAAAAAAGTACTAGCTGCAGTTTTTCCAGATTGTAGTTAAACTGTAGTCAAATTGTCGGTAATAATAGTTTGTAGATGAGCTGTAATATATTTGTTGCTGATTTGTAGGTAAATTGTTGATAATCCATTTTAATGATtgatgtattattatttctgtttggtcttcaattgtaggtgagggcttcaacaGATCATATACATACTGTGTTAGATGGTGTGAAGCGGTACATTGTGTGTCTAGAAAACAAGAAATGTAGCTGTGGACAATTCCAACTTGATGAACTTCCATGTGCGCATGCTTTGGCAGCATTAAAGCATAGGAATGAAACATACGAAAACTATTGCTCTCCGTATTACACAAGGAAGAGCCTTCTGCTTACCTATGAAATGCCAGTAAATCCTCTTCCTGATGAAGGCAAATGGGATGTGCCACAACATATTTTGGATGAGGTAGTAAAGCCACCGGCGGGAGATAAAAGGCAGCCAGGGAGACCTCACAAGGAAAGATATAAAACATTTGATGAAATAAAGTCAAAGAAATACAAGGTGTCATGTGGCAATTGTGGAGgtgaagggcataacaaaagaaCTTGCAAGAATGCGCCGAAAAAGAAATGAATATCATGTAGTTAGAATAGTTATTCAAAATAAATGTTAGTGAGCTCAAATTATCGGATTTTCTTGTGTAATTGTTTATGTTTTTGAAGATGAATAAGAAGTATAAACATCAATTTATGTATCTGCACTATTTATGTTTTTATGTATTCTGTCAAGCATctaaagttattttttttatagaatagTTAAACTTTAATATTTACTGTATACAAAAAAACTGATATTAATAAAGAATGCATTCAACGTAAATTGTATCCAGATTGTAGTGAATATGTAGTTTAACTGTGTTAGAACTGTAGTCCTGTTATTCATATGTAGAGGAGTTGTAGTTAAAATGTAGTTTGACGTAGTTTAAATGtagataaattgaatttttttgatAAACCTTGTTGATAAAAGATGGCTAAATTATTTATATGATTCctgtatttattttatctttatgatGTGTAACAAATGACAGTTATATACAGATATTACTTGGCACTTGAAGgtatttataaaaataacttgAAGATTAAAGTCAAATTGTAAGACAAAGTTGTTGCTGTAAAAATGTAATCAGAGTACTCGAGTATAATGTAATCAACAAAAAGTGTTGTAGAAAACCAAAACGACATATTTCCTACATTGTTTTCCAATTCaactaccaaatttcacagaccaAACTAGGAACACAATAGTCTATTTCTTCTTTCGTTGCACTCTAGTCCTCTCGTTTTTTGCCAGAGCACCCTTCCTCCTTGCTAGCCTGCCAGTAACCTCACTCTCACTGATTGACCCATCTTCTTGCTTCTTTGTTGCATAGTCCCACAGTAGAGCTCCATAGCGTCTACGGTGTTGGTCAATATCAAAAAGATCTTCCTTTGGGATTGCCAAATCTCCAAGGCTAACATACTCCGCAAATGCAGCCacaaatacaccacaatcgcTGCATAAGATGAGAATTTTTCATTATATAAcaaatgattaaaataaaaaaattaaacatataGAAAGGGAGATTATTTTTTTACACTGAGCCTTCCTTTTGTTGTGGAATCTCAGCAACCATCCATTGTATGTCGAGAGGGTCTGTAACTGGTTTCTCGATGTATGCCTTTGTGGTCTTGAAGTTAATGTCTTTACGTTTACCATAGAAACCAGTGCATGACAAATACAGAGGGATAATGATTGAAAACTTGTCAACCAATGTCTCAACTGTTTTATGACGGTTTGCTCTCACCATGGAATCATAAACATAAAGTTGTCTGTCCTTTATGTCAAAAACTAGCAACAACTAATGGAAGTTCTCTACAAGGTTCACAGGTATGAGCACATAGTCAACAAGATCCCAGTCAACATTAGCAAGAATTTTGTACCCAAGAATATATTCTCCAACATCATCCTCGGGTTTAACAACCGAATACCTTTGTTCCGGTGGAGAACTTATGAACTTGTCATAGATTCTTTCAATCTTTGTCTTGAACAAGCAATCCGTGGTTGTGAACCTAGTATTATTGTTGGGGCCATATTTGCCTCTTTTTCGCAGATaatacataataacatcaatgtgctgccaaaatagaataaacatataCAATAAGGTACGGTGTAACCACACTTGTCTACAAGACAGCTACAGATTAACTACAATTTGAATTTATTAAAAACTCTAACAGATTGCTGCAAATTAGCTACACTATAACTAAAGAAATATAACAGTTAGTCCAAGTACCTCACAAAATGTAATTTAATTGTAGTTTGTATGAACCATAGTGAACAAGTACTATATGTACAATTGACCCATCAGACTACAAAACAACTACACATTAACTATATTTATGCACTGTCTATATTTATTCACTATACAGAGGAACAAATGAAACATACCACCTAACTTAAGGTCCCAATAATCAGCAAGTTCAACCTACAGTTAATATTAATAGGCACAATCACAAGCTCTACAATATTACTACAAGGTAACTACAGTTGTGGTACACAGAGATTCCAAGTcagtcaaaagtaccaaaattccaGTTTGTACATACAATCATCATCACATATGATACATAAGGTCCATAAAAAGCAAAATTTCACAGCTGAGACATAAATATAGTAACATATATATGTTGTCTACAATATTACTACAATTACACATCATAGCtgaaaaataaactacaattaCACTACACAGCTGAAGACAAAACAGATATTGTGAATGATTCTGTTCTTTATACTTACCGTGTTATTGATGACTTGTCCGGGGTGAGCAAGGTCATAAAACCAGTCCTTCTTATCAATCTTTTCACAACCAAAATCCAACCAAGGCTTGATTTGGTTATCCTTCTTGGAAAAGTAATATTTCCTCCtgtaataacaaaaaaatatcaaatacaaaaaattgacAAAATGAATTACAATTTTAAAGTATAAAAATGGTGAACAGACAGTGTAAAATGAAGCATTCATACCTCCTAGATACTTTATCACTACAAATGTATAACCAGTTGGTGAACCTTTCTGTCAATTCAGGATCTACATTTTCACCTATGACACTTGTGAAGGGGTGCTTGAGGTAAAAAAATTTAGGTCCAACAGATGTGCTGCCTCCAGAACTATACAAAGATGTGAAAGGTGATCGTGCATGTTTTCCCGGTTGCCTGGTTCTACCGGGATGAAC contains:
- the LOC142174496 gene encoding protein FAR1-RELATED SEQUENCE 5-like → MDETFIQRKRTAAVLGSMVVPKYCDPKTIYTLKDIQTDMLSEHVLNLSYMQAWRAKEKALQFLRGNPCDSYNKLPKYFYILEKNYPCSVVKLKKAADEFFLYAFVALYTSINGWQHCRPVVVVDGTFLKSAYRGIMLTASTMDAVGTIFPLAYAVVDYENDASWKWFFEQFKEAYGERPSMCVVSDRHESILKATSVVYPGLAHYSCMWHIWTNIRSKFKKGHLQLHELYFATARSYTLDEFNERMLKIEEVDLRVKSYLYDIGYHRWSRVHATVNRTFTMTSNIAESLNAVTKDARELPIFDLFEYMRTLLERWTKEKLSKAKGTFTYLGHKYNKELEDNSTLSQKLRVRASTDHIHTVLDGVKRYIVCLENKKCSCGQFQLDELPCAHALAALKHRNETYENYCSPYYTRKSLLLTYEMPVNPLPDEGKWDVPQHILDEVVKPPAGDKRQPGRPHKERYKTFDEIKSKKYKVSCGNCGGEGHNKRTCKNAPKKK